From the genome of Monomorium pharaonis isolate MP-MQ-018 chromosome 2, ASM1337386v2, whole genome shotgun sequence, one region includes:
- the LOC105833752 gene encoding tRNA (guanine-N(7)-)-methyltransferase, producing the protein MSKTLALPQKKYYRQRAHSNPIADHCIEYPIKPELMDWSTLYPQYFQSNTEETLKEVQKHVDFADIGCGYGGLLVTLSSMFPDNLILGMEIRVKVSDYVMDRIAALRSQNPGRYQNIACLRTNAMKYLPNYFYKGQLKKMFFLYPDPHFKKSKHKWRIINKSLLAEYAYVLAEGAVVYTVTDVEDLHKWIVQHFQQHPLFEEVTKQDLAADPVVEKLYESTEEGKKVTRNKGDKFLAVFRRIADPYIATNS; encoded by the exons ATGTCGAAAACACTGGCATTACCACAAAAGAAGTATTATAGACAACGCGCACATTCAAATCCCATAGCCGATCACTGCATtgaata TCCGATAAAACCTGAGCTAATGGATTGGAGCACCTTATATCCGCAGTATTTTCAGAGCAACACTGAGGAAACGTTGAAAGAAGTGCAGAAACATGTAGATTTTGCAGACATTGGTTGTGGCTATGGAGGGTTACTGg TTACCTTGTCTTCAATGTTCCCTGATAATCTGATACTTGGGATGGAGATCAGAGTAAAAGTATCGGATTATGTTATGGATCGTATCGCCGCTCTACGATCGCAAAATCCCGGCCGATACCAGAACATTGCTTGCCTGAGAACAAATGCCATGAAGTATCTGccaaattatttctacaaagGACAG TTAAAGAAGATGTTTTTCCTGTATCCAGATCCACATTTCAAAAAGTCAAAACATAAATGGAGGATAATTAACAAGTCTCTATTAGCTGAATACGCTTATGTTCTAGCCGAAGGA gCTGTTGTATACACTGTAACGGACGTGGAAGATCTACATAAATGGATAGTTCAACATTTTCAACAGCATCCATTATTTGAAGAAGTTACCAAGCAAGATTTG GCGGCGGATCCTGTAGTGGAAAAGTTATATGAAAGCACTGAAGAAGGTAAGAAAGTTACCAGGAACAAAGGAGATAAGTTTCTGGCCGTGTTTAGGAGGATCGCAGATCCTTATATCGCAACGAATAGCTAA